From the Sulfuricurvum sp. genome, one window contains:
- a CDS encoding 6-phosphofructokinase — MNIAIFTSGGDCAGMNPAIKTFVEECYTRNITPYLIYDGLEGLIDNNIKKAEHSDVSGIIYRGGTVLRSSRSKRFFDHEYRLQAYDNLKSHNIEKLIVLGGDGSFRALDAFYEDFGIDFIGIPSTIDNDIYGTDYCLGVDTALNVIREAIDDIRDTASSFKRAFVIETMGRECGYLALVSALTCGAEVCIIPEIPSNLHTLGEKLKNEVKEGRNYAIAVVAEGCGMSKEVEQWFEEEIGLEARITTLGHIQRGGNPTVYDRLIASEFVIYALDKLINTANNHHAIVYKSGSFDFIDIQTISEGKYTIKAELLKMGQTLCV, encoded by the coding sequence ATGAACATTGCTATTTTTACCTCCGGTGGAGATTGTGCGGGGATGAATCCCGCAATCAAAACGTTCGTTGAAGAGTGCTATACTCGTAATATCACCCCATATCTAATTTATGATGGTTTAGAAGGGCTGATCGATAATAACATTAAAAAAGCAGAACATTCCGATGTCTCAGGGATTATCTATCGTGGTGGGACGGTACTGCGTTCATCCCGCTCCAAACGATTTTTTGACCACGAATACCGTCTTCAAGCCTATGATAATCTAAAATCTCACAATATCGAAAAGCTCATTGTTCTCGGTGGAGATGGAAGTTTTCGTGCACTTGATGCATTTTATGAGGATTTCGGAATCGATTTTATCGGTATCCCCTCCACTATCGATAATGATATTTACGGAACCGATTATTGTTTGGGTGTGGATACTGCTCTCAATGTTATCCGCGAAGCAATCGATGATATACGAGATACCGCTTCCTCATTTAAGCGAGCTTTTGTTATCGAAACCATGGGGCGCGAGTGTGGTTATTTAGCTCTTGTCTCTGCCCTCACTTGCGGTGCAGAAGTGTGTATTATCCCAGAAATCCCCTCAAATCTTCACACTCTGGGTGAAAAACTCAAAAACGAAGTCAAAGAGGGACGTAACTACGCCATAGCCGTAGTTGCTGAGGGTTGTGGCATGAGTAAAGAGGTGGAGCAGTGGTTTGAAGAGGAGATTGGTCTTGAAGCACGTATTACAACACTCGGTCATATTCAGCGAGGGGGAAATCCTACCGTCTATGATCGGCTCATCGCTTCAGAATTTGTTATCTATGCGCTAGATAAACTAATCAATACCGCTAACAACCACCATGCTATTGTTTATAAAAGCGGATCATTTGATTTTATTGATATCCAAACCATTAGTGAGGGTAAATATACCATTAAAGCTGAACTCCTAAAAATGGGACAAACGTTATGTGTTTAA
- the glk gene encoding glucokinase, with protein sequence MSNILAVDIGGTKTIVALFEVVDNVLNLKHQHQYASQSFTSFSDILVDFKKRFLTTSIDAASLGVAGPVIEGNCKTTNLPWGINGRELKKQLNTTKVKLLNDLEATAYGMLYLDENEFVELNPKAKVTQGNRAVIAAGTGLGEAQLFWDGEGYHPIGSEGGHCDFAPVSVEQDALLVWLRSQYPNHVSYERILSGPGIAALYDFLVSSGFAKENEKIKHLSEDSDRSAMISHCALEENDPLCRETLRLFAEIYGAEAGNLALKSMSLGGVYIGGGIAPKILPFIRSRDFMDAFVKKGRFEKILSDIPVKISLNPETALLGAAYYARDRLLKN encoded by the coding sequence ATGAGTAATATACTTGCAGTAGACATCGGTGGAACAAAAACTATAGTTGCCCTTTTTGAAGTCGTAGATAATGTTTTGAACCTTAAGCATCAACATCAGTATGCGAGTCAATCGTTTACCTCATTTAGCGATATTCTGGTCGATTTTAAAAAACGTTTTCTTACCACGAGTATTGATGCGGCGTCTCTTGGTGTTGCAGGACCCGTGATTGAGGGGAATTGTAAAACAACTAATCTCCCATGGGGGATTAATGGCCGTGAACTAAAAAAACAGCTCAATACAACCAAAGTAAAATTACTCAATGATCTCGAAGCAACTGCCTATGGAATGCTCTATTTAGATGAAAATGAGTTTGTAGAACTTAACCCAAAAGCAAAAGTAACCCAAGGAAATCGTGCCGTTATCGCAGCAGGTACGGGTTTGGGGGAAGCACAATTGTTTTGGGATGGTGAGGGGTATCACCCTATCGGTTCAGAGGGGGGGCATTGTGATTTCGCACCCGTTTCTGTAGAGCAAGATGCACTGCTTGTATGGTTGCGTAGCCAATACCCGAATCATGTGAGCTATGAGCGTATTTTGTCGGGACCTGGGATTGCCGCACTCTATGATTTTTTAGTTTCCAGCGGTTTTGCTAAAGAGAATGAGAAAATAAAACATCTTTCAGAGGATAGTGATCGCAGTGCGATGATTAGTCACTGTGCACTCGAAGAGAATGATCCGTTATGTCGAGAGACATTGAGGTTATTTGCAGAAATTTATGGAGCAGAAGCGGGCAATTTAGCCCTTAAATCGATGTCACTCGGAGGTGTATATATCGGCGGTGGGATAGCCCCTAAAATTTTGCCGTTTATCCGTTCTAGAGACTTTATGGATGCTTTTGTTAAAAAAGGGAGATTTGAGAAGATTTTAAGTGATATACCGGTCAAAATCTCACTAAATCCAGAGACAGCACTTTTAGGTGCCGCCTATTATGCGAGAGATAGGTTATTGAAAAATTAG
- a CDS encoding glucose-6-phosphate isomerase, whose protein sequence is MIFSKELCCTENEESKQRKEKAFTVVTHEYTSGKIGYYGLPISSIKTVDEVKLLEDQNPFLASGTISDIALIGIGGSSLGVKGIDSLLKAKKIPTRNLHFFENTDPTNISKTLSTLTKENTLFIVASKSGTTIETISILKTVISYYGLDIEGDDRNRILVITDAGSSLSKFADHHGMRQFAIPLNVGGRFSVLSAVGIVPLTLAGYDTKAILAGAQTFLESFFSRHEDHLLEKGCFLFENSATITTNILFAYANELENMCKWYVQLWGESLGKIDFHGKTVGLTPQALIGSVDQHSFLQLLIEGPKDKSVTFINILDFESDLMIPTLSLKYLEKTDFVHGKSFNELINLQCAATKESLVLSGVPTDQLSFEKIDEANIGTMILYYELLTSVVGAMMEINPYDQPGVELGKQILYKKFDT, encoded by the coding sequence ATGATTTTTAGCAAAGAGTTGTGTTGTACTGAGAATGAAGAGTCTAAACAAAGAAAAGAGAAAGCATTTACCGTTGTCACCCATGAATATACGAGTGGAAAAATCGGTTATTATGGACTCCCAATCAGTTCAATTAAAACAGTCGATGAGGTGAAATTATTAGAGGATCAAAATCCGTTTTTAGCATCCGGTACGATTAGTGATATCGCCCTGATCGGTATTGGTGGTTCCTCATTAGGGGTCAAAGGGATTGATTCACTGTTAAAAGCTAAAAAAATACCCACACGAAATCTCCATTTTTTTGAAAATACCGATCCAACAAATATTTCTAAAACATTATCCACATTGACAAAAGAGAATACCCTTTTTATTGTCGCTTCTAAATCGGGGACGACTATTGAGACGATCTCGATTCTAAAAACTGTTATTAGTTACTATGGGCTTGATATTGAAGGGGATGATCGAAATCGTATACTGGTTATAACCGATGCGGGATCATCATTATCGAAATTTGCCGATCATCATGGAATGAGACAGTTTGCAATACCGCTCAATGTTGGAGGACGATTTTCGGTATTGAGTGCTGTTGGTATCGTTCCATTGACATTGGCAGGATACGACACTAAAGCTATTCTCGCTGGTGCACAGACATTTTTAGAGAGTTTTTTTAGTCGTCACGAAGATCATCTTTTAGAAAAAGGGTGTTTTCTTTTTGAAAATAGTGCAACAATTACCACTAATATACTATTCGCATATGCCAATGAACTTGAAAACATGTGTAAATGGTATGTTCAGTTATGGGGAGAGTCGTTAGGTAAAATCGATTTTCATGGAAAAACCGTCGGATTAACCCCACAAGCATTGATCGGTTCGGTGGATCAGCACTCCTTTTTACAACTTCTCATAGAAGGTCCTAAAGATAAGAGTGTGACGTTTATCAATATTCTCGATTTTGAGAGTGATTTGATGATTCCGACACTCTCTTTGAAATACCTCGAAAAAACCGATTTTGTTCATGGCAAAAGTTTTAATGAACTGATAAATCTCCAATGTGCGGCGACAAAGGAGAGTTTAGTTTTAAGTGGTGTTCCAACCGACCAGTTGAGTTTTGAAAAAATTGATGAAGCTAATATTGGAACGATGATCCTTTACTATGAACTCTTAACGTCTGTTGTTGGTGCGATGATGGAGATAAATCCATACGATCAGCCAGGTGTTGAACTGGGCAAACAGATTCTCTACAAAAAATTTGATACGTGA
- the glgP gene encoding alpha-glucan family phosphorylase has translation MILHDYEIDPKYTTCVAYFSMEFAIHQALKIYSGGLGFLAGSHMRSAYDLRQNVVGVGILWSFGYYDQSRHEDRSLEAEFIRKHYYFLEDLGIQATVHLHSQDVYIKAFYLPANIFSSAPMILLSTDIPENDFLARTITHKLYDNNEETRISQEIVLGIGGVKVLDALRQPIDIYHMNEGHAMPLVFELYAKYQNMDEVKKRVVFTTHTPEDAGNEQHNINLLHKFGFFDGLQLDTVRSIMKMENDEMFNLTIGALRSSKITNAVSKMHGEVANRMWLDCVGRSEIIHITNAQNRRFWTDGGMLTALDDHEDYALIGRKKHLKRELFNVVADQTGKMFNPDVLTIVWARRFAEYKRPGLLKHDFARFKKLLERKEKPIQVIWAGKPYPFDTNAVNAFNELIHISHGIKNMAVLVGYELELSRILKKGSDVWLNTPRVSREASGTSGMTASMNGSIHFSTNDGWHPEYAKHGINAFTIPEIDHTTPIEVQDREDNKNLMDILENEIIPMYYDHVEQWTQIMKNTMSDVIPAFDSGRMAHEYYVKMYTI, from the coding sequence ATGATTTTACATGATTATGAAATTGACCCCAAATATACAACATGTGTCGCTTATTTTTCGATGGAGTTTGCTATCCATCAAGCACTCAAAATTTATTCTGGGGGATTAGGATTCTTAGCCGGTTCGCATATGCGAAGTGCCTACGATCTACGTCAAAATGTTGTCGGAGTCGGTATTCTTTGGAGTTTTGGATACTATGACCAATCACGTCATGAAGACCGCTCTTTAGAAGCGGAATTTATCCGTAAACATTATTATTTCCTTGAAGATTTAGGGATACAGGCTACGGTACATCTTCATTCTCAAGATGTTTACATCAAAGCTTTTTATCTTCCCGCCAATATTTTTAGTTCAGCTCCTATGATTTTGCTCTCTACCGATATCCCTGAAAATGATTTTTTGGCCCGTACTATTACTCATAAACTCTATGATAATAATGAGGAGACACGTATCTCTCAAGAGATCGTATTGGGAATCGGTGGTGTAAAAGTTCTTGATGCGCTTAGACAGCCGATTGATATTTATCATATGAACGAAGGGCATGCAATGCCGCTTGTTTTTGAACTTTATGCCAAATATCAAAATATGGACGAAGTCAAAAAACGGGTTGTATTTACAACCCATACCCCTGAAGATGCGGGAAATGAACAACATAATATCAATCTGCTCCATAAATTCGGATTTTTTGACGGGTTGCAGTTAGATACGGTACGTTCGATTATGAAAATGGAAAATGATGAGATGTTTAATCTTACTATCGGAGCATTGCGTTCGAGTAAAATCACCAATGCTGTTTCCAAAATGCACGGTGAAGTAGCAAATCGTATGTGGCTCGATTGTGTAGGTCGTTCTGAAATTATCCATATTACCAATGCTCAAAATCGTCGTTTTTGGACAGATGGAGGGATGCTTACTGCTCTTGATGATCATGAGGATTATGCCCTTATCGGAAGGAAAAAACACCTTAAACGAGAACTCTTTAATGTTGTTGCCGATCAAACGGGGAAAATGTTTAATCCAGATGTATTAACGATTGTGTGGGCACGTCGTTTTGCAGAATACAAACGTCCTGGATTGCTCAAGCACGATTTTGCCCGTTTTAAAAAGCTACTAGAACGCAAGGAAAAGCCGATTCAGGTTATATGGGCAGGAAAACCCTATCCATTTGATACGAATGCTGTCAATGCATTTAATGAATTGATTCATATTAGTCATGGAATAAAAAATATGGCGGTATTGGTAGGCTATGAGCTTGAACTCTCTCGAATTTTGAAAAAAGGGTCAGACGTATGGCTTAATACTCCGCGTGTTTCTCGTGAAGCGAGTGGAACGAGCGGTATGACAGCGAGCATGAATGGATCTATTCACTTTTCAACGAATGATGGATGGCATCCTGAATATGCAAAACATGGTATCAATGCATTTACTATCCCCGAAATAGATCATACTACCCCTATAGAGGTACAAGATCGTGAAGATAATAAAAATTTGATGGATATTTTAGAAAATGAAATAATCCCAATGTATTACGATCATGTTGAGCAGTGGACACAAATTATGAAAAATACGATGAGCGATGTTATCCCCGCATTTGACTCAGGGCGAATGGCACATGAGTATTATGTGAAGATGTATACCATTTAA
- a CDS encoding glycoside hydrolase family 15 protein, translating to MIDLELLEHHFKTINTIILSRQDAVTGLLPASTAITAHGDYTDAWVRDNVYSIMSVWGLALSYKKVDPTHPRSYLLSQSVVKLMRGLLSSMMRQSNRLEAFKYSLDPMDALHAKYGTHTGLAVVGDDEWGHLQLDATSLYLLMMAQMIESGLNLIYSTDEVDFVQNLVHYISRAYCVPDYGIWERGNKINHGATEINCSSVGMAKAALEAMDGFNLFGKIDSQEGVIHVVPSDIARSRLTLQSLLPRESNSKETDAALLSIIGYPAYAIEDTQLHQQTREKVLKKLEGKYGCKRFLLDGHQSALEDSSRLHYEPSELREFEDIESEWPLFFTYLLLDALIRGDKEEISIWYEKLKPLFVEQDGEFLLPELYALPRELIEAEKLSPGSQKRLPNENIPLVWGQSLFILCELMLDGLLQPNDIDPLNRRGRLGHQNHTTPLVAILAENRSIKEKLSALGIMSETIDELQNVKILNASILSEVHTKIGKNLKLSLSGRTFAVTRTITTSRLYLLSGHRVLFLPYYFNPQGFYFSYDNTLLAEHFRSSLKFLDKHWNRSAQPIVPFLVREDMLQEGEIIVELLREVCGSSEIETGEVEALLQRAAIERIEYLNEFNPQNFELEKNIIPESSMSHQLYEAATTSHSWSVMRRMSDLIGSYDDRIEDALIDIVIRQKRLAVGRAYSEQATFSKPHDSMAIIKTISEFCGDNLAERVLTQEILLHLGELIRHEPELFTNMLTLRTWYFVQLLVGHISREEHLAMGDAYQRLLDLPPHAIYNRLRNILKSFALEVTQLIDQENLHASGVSTLEGIAMAPLENTPSDIENWHLWREQMGMVGNLTSLFYKNVWHLLQQCKGLVIGDKYSIQSRIGADLTLDSTAGEQNFALRIDSLLQGIHAPDYRQLNIEAIESLSRLLRQSPELHINNDLILDVLIGHAVRIAWKQYKGLEHYDEERGLAWESFYKLSPRESDKAFAEAFIYLLTPEENSHE from the coding sequence TTGATAGATTTAGAATTACTTGAACACCATTTTAAGACCATTAATACCATCATCCTCTCTCGTCAAGATGCCGTAACGGGTTTATTACCTGCAAGTACGGCAATCACTGCGCATGGGGATTATACCGATGCATGGGTGCGAGACAACGTTTACAGTATTATGAGTGTGTGGGGGTTGGCACTCTCATACAAAAAAGTAGATCCGACACACCCTCGAAGCTATCTTTTGAGTCAAAGCGTCGTGAAGTTGATGCGTGGGTTACTAAGTTCGATGATGCGCCAAAGTAATCGGCTAGAAGCTTTTAAATACTCGCTCGATCCGATGGATGCCCTTCATGCTAAATATGGAACTCATACCGGATTAGCGGTTGTCGGTGATGATGAATGGGGACATTTACAGCTCGATGCTACGTCGCTTTATTTGCTCATGATGGCACAAATGATCGAATCGGGATTGAACCTCATCTATAGTACGGATGAAGTTGATTTCGTCCAAAATCTGGTTCATTACATTAGTCGGGCATATTGTGTACCTGATTATGGTATTTGGGAGAGGGGAAACAAGATCAATCACGGTGCTACGGAGATTAACTGTAGCTCAGTAGGGATGGCTAAAGCGGCACTCGAAGCAATGGATGGATTTAATCTTTTTGGTAAGATAGATTCTCAAGAAGGGGTTATCCATGTTGTCCCCAGTGATATCGCCCGCTCTCGTTTAACCCTCCAGTCCCTTCTCCCTCGTGAGTCTAATTCTAAAGAGACCGATGCTGCGCTTCTTAGCATCATCGGTTATCCCGCATATGCAATCGAAGATACTCAACTGCATCAACAAACACGTGAGAAGGTCCTCAAAAAACTAGAAGGAAAATATGGGTGTAAACGGTTTTTACTTGACGGACACCAAAGTGCACTTGAAGATTCATCGCGTCTACACTATGAACCCTCAGAACTGCGTGAATTCGAAGATATAGAATCAGAATGGCCCCTCTTTTTTACCTATCTATTGCTCGATGCTTTGATACGGGGTGATAAAGAAGAGATTAGTATTTGGTATGAAAAACTAAAGCCCCTTTTTGTTGAACAAGATGGTGAATTTTTATTACCGGAACTCTATGCGCTCCCTCGTGAATTGATTGAGGCAGAGAAACTCTCTCCCGGTTCTCAAAAACGGTTACCTAATGAAAACATCCCCTTGGTCTGGGGACAAAGTCTTTTTATTTTGTGTGAATTAATGCTCGATGGACTTTTGCAACCAAATGATATCGATCCCCTGAATCGGCGTGGACGTTTAGGTCATCAGAACCACACAACTCCATTGGTAGCGATATTGGCTGAAAACCGTTCAATCAAAGAAAAATTGTCTGCATTAGGGATTATGAGTGAAACGATAGATGAGTTGCAAAATGTCAAAATTCTAAATGCTTCAATACTTTCAGAGGTGCATACCAAAATCGGTAAAAACCTAAAATTATCACTCAGCGGAAGAACTTTCGCGGTGACACGGACCATTACCACCTCACGTTTGTATCTCTTATCGGGTCATCGGGTTCTATTTCTCCCCTATTATTTTAATCCTCAAGGGTTTTATTTTAGTTATGACAACACCCTTTTGGCTGAACATTTCCGTTCATCATTAAAATTTCTCGATAAACACTGGAATCGAAGTGCTCAACCGATTGTCCCTTTTTTAGTTCGTGAAGATATGCTTCAAGAAGGTGAAATTATTGTTGAACTTCTTCGAGAAGTGTGCGGTAGTAGTGAGATTGAAACGGGAGAAGTGGAAGCTTTATTGCAACGTGCTGCTATTGAGCGCATAGAGTATTTGAATGAATTTAATCCGCAAAATTTCGAACTCGAAAAAAATATTATCCCCGAATCATCGATGAGTCATCAGCTTTACGAAGCCGCTACAACCTCTCATTCATGGTCGGTGATGCGTCGAATGTCTGATTTAATCGGGAGTTATGATGATCGTATCGAAGATGCATTGATTGATATTGTCATCCGTCAAAAACGTTTAGCGGTAGGTAGAGCATATAGTGAACAGGCGACCTTTTCAAAACCCCATGATAGTATGGCTATTATTAAAACCATTTCCGAATTTTGCGGTGATAATCTCGCTGAGAGGGTATTGACACAGGAAATATTGTTGCATTTAGGGGAGCTTATACGTCATGAACCTGAACTTTTTACCAACATGTTAACGCTACGTACTTGGTATTTTGTGCAACTTTTGGTGGGGCATATTAGTCGAGAAGAGCACTTGGCGATGGGGGATGCTTATCAAAGATTGCTTGATTTACCACCTCATGCCATCTACAATCGGCTCCGTAATATTTTAAAGTCATTTGCCCTCGAAGTGACACAGTTGATCGATCAAGAGAATCTTCATGCTTCAGGGGTGAGTACGTTAGAGGGTATCGCCATGGCTCCATTAGAAAATACACCCAGTGATATTGAAAACTGGCATTTATGGCGTGAACAGATGGGGATGGTAGGAAATCTCACCTCACTCTTTTATAAAAATGTTTGGCATTTGCTTCAACAATGTAAAGGGCTTGTTATCGGAGACAAATACAGTATACAAAGCCGTATAGGTGCTGATTTGACACTTGATTCTACCGCTGGAGAACAAAACTTTGCCCTACGAATTGATTCACTGTTGCAAGGGATTCATGCACCTGATTATCGTCAGCTGAATATCGAAGCGATTGAATCACTGTCGCGTTTATTACGTCAAAGCCCTGAATTGCATATCAATAATGACCTGATTTTAGATGTCTTGATCGGTCATGCCGTCCGTATTGCATGGAAACAGTATAAGGGATTGGAACATTATGATGAAGAACGAGGATTAGCATGGGAATCATTTTATAAACTTTCACCACGTGAGAGTGACAAAGCTTTTGCTGAAGCATTTATCTATCTATTGACCCCTGAGGAGAATTCACATGAGTAA
- a CDS encoding phosphoglycerate kinase: MSSNIITMGGVKSLRDIDITGKKVLIRVDFNVPMDGQFNISDDSRIRAALPTINYCIDHKVCSITLVSHLGQPKGGYDERYTLRHILKRLERLLEKKIEFIDNLETLKEENAHCSIERIFLLENIRFFEGEKKNDPVFCQQLADLCDVYVNDAFGTSHRKDASTYGIADYAPIKVAGFLMMREIEAFSKALENPIRPIALIVGGSKISSKITLLTSVMPKIDKLIIGGAMSNTFLKALGYDMKASLVEDDYVDIAKDVLFEALSKNVKVYLPVDVVSTDSIEHPVDIKITPVQDVLDGFHAVDIGPATLKLFSEAIELSNTIIWNGPMGIYEISQFSKGTFRLASIIADSYAFSIVGGGDTADAVEKAGEKEKFSFISTGGGASLELLEGKILPGFEKLDRK; this comes from the coding sequence ATGAGTAGTAATATTATTACAATGGGTGGTGTAAAAAGCCTTAGAGATATTGATATAACTGGTAAAAAGGTGCTGATTCGTGTTGATTTTAACGTCCCGATGGATGGACAGTTTAATATTTCCGATGACAGTAGAATTCGTGCAGCTCTTCCAACGATCAACTATTGTATCGATCATAAAGTATGCTCCATTACCTTGGTAAGTCATTTAGGTCAACCAAAAGGCGGCTATGATGAACGTTATACGCTCCGCCATATTCTCAAGCGATTAGAGCGGCTATTGGAGAAAAAAATCGAGTTCATTGATAATCTCGAAACCCTCAAAGAGGAAAATGCACACTGTTCGATTGAACGGATCTTTTTGCTTGAAAACATCCGTTTTTTTGAAGGTGAGAAGAAAAACGATCCCGTTTTTTGTCAACAATTAGCCGATCTATGTGATGTCTATGTTAATGACGCATTCGGGACATCTCACCGTAAAGACGCTTCGACTTATGGAATCGCCGATTATGCACCGATTAAAGTAGCCGGATTTTTGATGATGCGAGAGATTGAAGCGTTTAGTAAAGCCCTCGAGAATCCAATCCGACCAATAGCTCTTATCGTTGGTGGTTCAAAAATCTCCTCAAAAATCACGTTGCTCACCTCAGTGATGCCGAAAATCGATAAGCTGATTATAGGTGGTGCTATGAGTAATACCTTTTTAAAAGCATTGGGCTACGACATGAAAGCCTCCCTCGTAGAAGATGATTATGTAGATATCGCTAAAGATGTTTTGTTTGAAGCATTATCTAAAAATGTGAAAGTGTATCTCCCCGTCGATGTGGTCTCAACTGATTCTATCGAACATCCCGTCGATATTAAAATCACCCCCGTTCAAGATGTGTTGGATGGGTTTCATGCCGTCGATATCGGACCTGCAACATTGAAGCTTTTTTCTGAAGCTATTGAACTTTCAAACACTATTATCTGGAACGGACCGATGGGGATTTACGAAATAAGTCAATTTTCAAAAGGAACCTTTAGACTCGCGTCTATTATTGCAGATAGTTATGCTTTTAGTATTGTCGGAGGTGGGGATACCGCTGATGCTGTAGAGAAAGCGGGTGAAAAAGAGAAATTTAGTTTTATCTCCACTGGAGGGGGAGCGAGTTTAGAGCTTTTAGAGGGGAAAATTCTCCCCGGATTTGAAAAACTGGATCGTAAATAA
- the pgm gene encoding phosphoglucomutase (alpha-D-glucose-1,6-bisphosphate-dependent), whose product MSIHPYAGKQVPKSALTNIPQLISEYYTNIPNSADNEERISFGTSGHRGSSLLNSFNETHIFAVTQAVCDYRKHAKISGTLFIGIDTHPLSYPAQISALQVLAANGVDVKIAKEGGYTPTPVISHAILTHNRTATALCDGIVITPSHNPPSDGGFKYNPPHGGPADTDVTDWIEKRANAIMENQLHDVQKLFLDEVHTASNIIEYDYITPYVEDLQNVINMDAIAASGIHIGADAMGGAGMVYYHAIKEHYNLNMEIFHDTLDSTFSFMHCDKDGKVRMDCSSPYAMAGLVAMKDSFDIAFGNDTDFDRHGIVTKSVGLMNPNHYLSVAIDYLARHRPQWSRDLGIGKTLVSSSMIDRVAASLDRKVIEVPVGFKWFVEGLTEGKLFFGGEESAGASFLRHDGTVWSTDKDGIILTLLSAEILAVTGRDPGEHYHELTQKFGAPLYTRIDAPADAIQRMVLKNLSPEDVKEQTLAGEPILSILTKAPGNNASIGGLKVVTENGWFALRPSGTEPIYKIYAESFISREHLNTIIAEAQTMVSKLF is encoded by the coding sequence ATGAGCATCCACCCTTATGCAGGCAAACAAGTTCCCAAATCAGCACTCACCAATATCCCTCAACTCATCAGTGAGTATTACACCAATATTCCAAACAGTGCAGACAATGAAGAACGTATCAGTTTCGGTACATCAGGGCATCGAGGTTCATCACTACTCAACAGTTTTAACGAAACCCATATCTTTGCTGTCACCCAAGCAGTGTGTGATTACCGTAAACACGCCAAAATCAGTGGGACGCTCTTTATCGGCATCGATACCCACCCCCTCTCCTATCCTGCTCAAATCAGTGCATTACAGGTTCTAGCAGCCAACGGAGTAGATGTTAAAATAGCTAAAGAGGGTGGCTATACCCCCACTCCCGTCATCTCTCACGCCATTTTGACCCATAATCGTACCGCCACAGCACTGTGTGATGGTATCGTTATCACCCCATCCCATAATCCTCCTAGTGATGGCGGATTCAAATACAACCCTCCACACGGCGGACCTGCCGATACCGATGTCACCGACTGGATTGAAAAAAGAGCTAATGCAATCATGGAGAACCAACTGCATGATGTACAAAAACTCTTCCTCGATGAGGTTCACACTGCCTCTAATATTATCGAATATGATTACATCACCCCTTACGTAGAAGATTTGCAAAACGTCATAAATATGGACGCTATTGCAGCATCCGGTATCCATATCGGAGCCGATGCAATGGGTGGTGCGGGTATGGTGTATTATCACGCGATTAAAGAGCACTATAATCTCAATATGGAGATATTTCACGATACTCTCGACTCAACATTCTCTTTTATGCATTGTGACAAAGACGGTAAAGTGCGTATGGATTGCTCTTCACCCTACGCGATGGCAGGTTTGGTCGCAATGAAAGATTCGTTTGATATTGCTTTTGGAAACGATACTGATTTTGACCGTCACGGCATCGTTACCAAAAGTGTCGGGCTCATGAATCCCAACCACTATCTCAGTGTCGCCATCGATTATCTCGCACGCCATCGCCCCCAATGGAGCCGTGATTTGGGGATTGGAAAAACATTGGTAAGCAGCTCGATGATTGATCGCGTTGCCGCATCATTGGATAGAAAAGTAATCGAAGTTCCCGTCGGTTTCAAATGGTTCGTAGAGGGACTCACCGAGGGGAAACTGTTTTTCGGCGGAGAAGAGAGTGCTGGGGCGAGTTTCTTACGTCATGATGGCACAGTATGGAGTACCGATAAAGACGGCATTATCCTCACCCTTCTCTCAGCTGAGATACTTGCCGTAACAGGACGTGATCCGGGTGAACACTATCATGAGCTCACCCAAAAATTCGGTGCACCGTTGTACACACGCATCGATGCCCCTGCCGATGCTATACAACGGATGGTTCTTAAAAATCTCAGCCCAGAAGATGTCAAAGAGCAAACCCTAGCAGGTGAGCCGATACTATCAATCCTCACCAAAGCCCCTGGAAACAACGCCTCCATCGGGGGGCTAAAAGTGGTAACCGAAAACGGATGGTTTGCCCTCCGCCCCTCAGGGACAGAACCAATCTATAAAATCTATGCCGAGAGCTTTATCTCACGCGAACATCTCAATACTATCATTGCTGAAGCACAGACGATGGTATCGAAGCTGTTTTAA